The bacterium BMS3Abin08 genome segment GGCAGAGACGGGATTCTTGTTATTGACACCCTGGTCTCTTCTAAAGAGGCCAAAAGGTTTATCAGGGATATAAGGTCGGTTTCAGACAAACCCATCAAGTATGCTGTCAACACCCATTATCACCTCGACCATACATTTGGTAACTCGGAGTTTGTAAAATCCGGGGCAACGATTATCTCTTCTATAAACTGCAGGAACAATTTAGAAAACAGGGGTGAGGGGGCGCTTAAGAACGCAAAAGACTACGGGCTGACAGATGCGGATATGCAGGGCACGGAGATCTCCATTCCTTCCCTGACCTTCAAGAAGACAATGGAGATAGATCTGGGCAATCAAAAGGTAGAATTGATTTATGCCGGTCCGGCCCATACAGACGGGAACATTATGGTCTACCTGCCCAAGGAGAAGATACTGTTTGCAGGGGACATCCTGTTTACGGATTATCATCCGTTTATGGCAGATGGGTATATAGAAGGCTGGGTAAAGGTGCTCGACTACATTATGTCCCTTGATGTGGAGACCATTATCCCCGGACACGGGCCGGTTTCGAGCAAGAAGGATGTCGTGGATA includes the following:
- the blm gene encoding beta-lactamase 2 precursor — protein: MQGTEISIPSLTFKKTMEIDLGNQKVELIYAGPAHTDGNIMVYLPKEKILFAGDILFTDYHPFMADGYIEGWVKVLDYIMSLDVETIIPGHGPVSSKKDVVDMKDYIIAFDKKAKELAAKSHDVEYITSEIKKALPARSQGDGLIPMNIRMKYLKGKK